From the Paucidesulfovibrio longus DSM 6739 genome, the window CATCCCCGTGAACATGTTCCCGGTGATGTTCGCCATCGGCCGCATGCCCGGCTGGATCGCCCATTGGTACGAGGACTTCCAGAATCCGGCCATGCGCATCCACCGCCCGCGACAGATCTACACCGGAGCGCATCGGCAGCCGGTAATTCCGATGAATAAAAGGAAAAAGCCGGGCGACCCCCTGGCGTGAAAAAAGTGGCAAAAAAGTGTTGCAATGCGGTGACGAGGCGTATATACACTCCTCTCGCACGGCGCGAAAGAGCGCCAACGCACTGATCTTTCAAGTGCCCGGATGGCGGAACTGGTAGACGCGCATGGTTCAGGACCATGTTCCTTAACGGGAGTGGAGGTTCGATTCCTCTTCCGGGCACCAAATCAGAAATTATCACTGTCCAGAACAGTACAAAAGACCCCGGATTTCCGGGGTTTTTTCGTATCTAGCGACCACGACAATTCGATATAGACCATTGACGTACACAATCTGTGGGGGTAGTTTTGGGGGTATAAGCTCATTTTTGAGCCAAAAGAGGGGGTATCGTACCCCCAAAGGATACCCCCATCATGAAACTCAATGCCCTCAAAGTGAACAGCGCCAAGCCGCAATCCAAAGCGTTTAAGCTCTTTGACGGCGGCGGCCTGTTTTTGCTGGTAACCCCCAACGGCTCCAAGCTTTGGCGACTGAAGTATCGGCTCAATGGTAAGGAAAAGCTCTTGGCTTTGGGCGCGTACCCTCAGCTATCCCTTGCTGCCGCCCGTGAGGCCCGCGACAAGGCCCGCAAGTTGTTGGCCGGGGGCACTGATCCAAGCCTTGCAAAAAAGCAAGAGAGGGCCAGCCAGGCCGAAACCGTTGCTGACGTTGCCCGCGAGTGGCACGAGGTAAACAAATCCCGCTGGACCCCGGACCATGCCGGGCGGATTTGGCGGAGGCTTGAAAAGGACCTCTTCCCCCTCATCGGAAACCGCCCTACTGCCGACGTTTCCCCCGCCGAACTCCTGGAAGCGATCCGCACCATCGAAAAACGTGGGACCGCCTACACGGCCCGCCGCGCCTTGCAAGACATCAAACGGGTGTTCTCCTATGCCGTGGTCACGTCACGCGCTCAACACAACCCGGCCACGGATTTGAGCGTGGCATTGAAACAACCGCCCGTGCAACACCGCGCCGCCGCAACGGAAGTCGGACCCTTGCGCGAACTTTTGCGGGCCATTGAAGGCTATCTGGGAACGCACGTCGTCAAATGCGCCTTGCGCCTTCTCCCTCACGTTTTCTGCCGCCCTGGGGAACTCCGGTTCATGGAATGGACTGAACTCGACCTGGAAAGCCCTGAACCAACCTGGAGCATCCCAGCCGAGAAAATGAAGATGCGCCGCAAGCATATAGTCCCGCTTTCCAGGCAAGCAACAGCGATTCTGAAAGAAGTCCAACCGTTAACGGAAAGCGGACGCTACGTATTCCCGTGCGAACGGACCCGCGCTCAGCCAATGAGTAACAACGCTCTTAATGCTGCTCTACGCCGCATGGGATTCAGCAAGGAAGAGGTTTGCGCACACGGGTTCCGCGCAACCGCCGCAACTCTATTGGCGGAAATGGGCTACCCCTCGCATCTTGTAGAAATTCAACTTTCCCACGCAGATCGGAACAAGGTCCGAGCCGCTTACAACCACGCCGAGTACTTGCCGGAACGGCGCAAGATGATGATCCGGTGGAGCGACTTTCTGGACAGGGTTCAGGAGGGCGGCAAGGTGGTTCCGCTGTTCAGGGCTGGATAAGCTACAACACGCTGTTTTTTGAGCGATCGAACGTTTGCCGCTGCGTCATCAGCAAAAGGACGGATTTTTATGGGCACGATCACCCTGAATCGAATTATCAGCGCACACGAGCTACTGGAAAGGTGGACAGGCATAACAGAACGAGAGCTTGTTGCAATGACAAACCCTGATTCTTTAGATGTTCCGTTTTTAAAAGGCTATAAACACATTAAAACGCTAGTACAAGATGACAATGTTGAGTTACACATATGTTGTGATGATGCTGCAACACCTTATGTCTTCGAAATCGGACCTACTGTTCAAATACGATGGGAAGATAATGATCCGGAACAGATCAGCAAAGGAATTATTTTTGATTTTAATGCTGTAGAGTCAATAGAGATGGACAACCCCACATTCAAAGCAAAGATTAAAAAAGTTAAAGAAAAAACTAAGAAGCATGAATGGATATCATGTGCTACGCTTCCAGAGAGATGGGAGTGCAGCCCAGATGATGTTATAGACATAATCGAAAAGCATACTCCAACGATACACCCTGACTATCCGAACACATATCTATCTTACGAAACGTTATCTTGTTTTAACATATATGGTATTGATCTTCTGAAATTTGAGGAGCAATACGATCAAGAAATCAGTCAGTTTTCATATACCCCGCCTCACCGGCGAAACGCGCCAACACCTAATCAAGTAAGCCCAATCGCATCCCAGACGACATCACGGCCTGCAACAATCAAAGACTATCGTGAACGGATGCCCAGCATCGTTTCTGGTGTACTCGCCATCAAGCGCCAATGGGATTCGTCTGGAGAAAATTCGCCAATTCGCAAATTCGGATTCATTGAGCCTGAACTTTGGGAGCTTGCGCCAGCAGTCAAAGACAAAACCTTGCGGGCGGCCTTCAAGCAAGCCCTGAACGATTCAGGAATCACGGTTTGGCTAAAAAGAGGGCCTCGCACTCAATAGGTTAAATCGCCGCATATGCCGCGCTGAAATAATTCACATTATCCGCGTTCGGCCACCCACTCTAAACCGCCACGCACATTCGCGTGGCGGTTATTGTTTTGCAGCCTCAAATGCACGAGTCATGAGCCAATTCGCCGCTTTGAAATATTTCATCTTTTACCCATTTCCGCCTGACTGGCGCGGAGAATTTTATATTGCTCAACAATCCGGCGATATTGAATTTATCCTGTAACAACCTGTATCCTCCGCCTTAATTCAACGCCGTTCTTCTTTGAACGACAAACTGCGGAGGCCAGGAGATGCTTGAATCTTCCGGTTCAATTTTCAGAAGCGTTACCCCCCACTCTTGGGCAACAAGCAGCTTTCGGCTTGGCTTCTGCGTTGAGCCTCAGCCTCCATAACCGCCCCCCTGCGAAAAGCCCTCTCCGTATGGTAGCGGTCCCCTTTGGTCTCAATTGCATCGGTCAACCGACCGTAATTC encodes:
- a CDS encoding tyrosine-type recombinase/integrase, with the translated sequence MKLNALKVNSAKPQSKAFKLFDGGGLFLLVTPNGSKLWRLKYRLNGKEKLLALGAYPQLSLAAAREARDKARKLLAGGTDPSLAKKQERASQAETVADVAREWHEVNKSRWTPDHAGRIWRRLEKDLFPLIGNRPTADVSPAELLEAIRTIEKRGTAYTARRALQDIKRVFSYAVVTSRAQHNPATDLSVALKQPPVQHRAAATEVGPLRELLRAIEGYLGTHVVKCALRLLPHVFCRPGELRFMEWTELDLESPEPTWSIPAEKMKMRRKHIVPLSRQATAILKEVQPLTESGRYVFPCERTRAQPMSNNALNAALRRMGFSKEEVCAHGFRATAATLLAEMGYPSHLVEIQLSHADRNKVRAAYNHAEYLPERRKMMIRWSDFLDRVQEGGKVVPLFRAG